The following are from one region of the Penaeus vannamei isolate JL-2024 chromosome 28, ASM4276789v1, whole genome shotgun sequence genome:
- the LOC138867079 gene encoding uncharacterized abhydrolase domain-containing protein DDB_G0269086-like: MKAAADQQQEELSAKLAAADRQHEELSAMKAAADQQQEELSPMRVAADQQQEELSLMKAAADQQPEELSAKLAAADQQQELFAMKVIADQQQEELSAKLAAADQQQELSTMKAVADQQQEELSAKLAAADQQEELSAMKAAADQQQEELSAMKAAAEQQQELSTKLVAIDQ, translated from the coding sequence atgaaggcggcagctgaccaacagcaggaggagctgtccgccaagttggcggcagctgacCGACAGCACGAGGAGCTGtccgccatgaaggcggcagctgaccaACAGCAGGAGGAGCTGTCCCCCATGAGGGTGGCAGCTGACCAACAGCAGGAGGAGCTGTCTctcatgaaggcggcagctgatcaacagccGGAGGAGCTGTCCgccaagttggcggcagctgacCAACAGCAGGAGCTGTTTGCCATGAAGGTGATAGCTGACCAACAGCAGGAGGAGCTGTCCgccaagttggcggcagctgacCAACAGCAGGAGCTGTCTACCATGAAGGCGGTAGCTGACCAACAGCAGGAGGAGCTGTCTgccaagttggcggcagctgaccagcaggaggagctgtctgccatgaaggcggcagctgaccaacagcaggaggagctgtccgccatgaaggcggcagctgaacAACAGCAGGAGCTGTCCACCAAGTTGGTGGCTATTGACCAATAG